A window of Clostridioides sp. ES-S-0010-02 genomic DNA:
TAAGTCTATACATAACTCTGAACCATACTCATTTCTTACTGTTGTTGTCAAATCTTTAGCATATGCTTTAGCTTTAGTACTTTCACCCTCATGGTTTCTACCTCTTACATATCCAATTATTATATTTGAGGCATTTACTGCACCACATAAACTAGCAACTCCACAACCTGAACCTAATCCACTACCTAAACAAACTGGTATATCTGTATTAAACTCTTCATTATATGCTTTTATAACTGACTCTGCACAATTAAACCCTTTTTCATGGTATTTTGATGCTATAACTTTATTGCACATTAAAACTCCCCCTTATCAATGTAAATTAAAAATCTCTTCTAACATAATTATATCAAATATTAACAAAAAAATCACTTTTAACCAATTTAACTATTTTCTTCTAAATCTAATAGTATTTTTTTTAAGTCAGAATGATTCCCCATATATCCACCAATATTATTTTTACCAACAACTCTGTGACAAGGTATTATTATTGGAATTTTGTTGCTTTTACTTGCTTGTCCAATTGCTCTAACAGACTTTGGATTATTTATATTTTTTGCTATTTCTGAGTATGAGAGTGTTTTTCCATAAGGTATTTTTAACATTTCTTCATAGACAGACTTTTGAAATTCAGTACCATCAACACGTATTTTCAAATCAAATGTTTTTCTTTTTCCATTAAAATAATCATCTATCTGATTTATTGCCTCTTTTAAATCTTCTTCACTTCTTTTTATATCTATTCCTTTTTTAATATATTCTTCTTTTAAATTATTAAATTTTTCATCTCCTATATCTAAACTAACTACAAAACCATCTTCACTCAATATGTACAAATTTCCTATTTTAGACTCATAAACATCATATACTAAATTCATATAACGTCCCCCCTTTTATATTAGTATACATATAATTTTTCAAGTAATAAAGAGTTACCCTAAAAAATAGAGTAACTCTTTTTATAATTGTTATACAATAGAAATTTATTTAGATAGCTATAAATTTTCAATATGTGAAACATTAATCTTCTATATTTTTAAAAGCTTTAGAAAGCATAAGTTTTATCCTGTTAAGCTGATTCACCTCGCTTGCAGAAGGGTCATAATCAATAGGAATTATATTTGCATTCTTATATAATCTTTTTAATTCTTTTATAGAACCTTTACCAATTATATGATTAGGTAAACATCCAAAAGGTTGCATACAAATGATATTTTCCACACCTTCATTCAACAATTCAACCATCTCACCTGTTAAAAGCCATCCTTCTCCAGTTTGATTTCCTAATGATACTACTGGTTCTGTATTTTTCGCAACTGTTTTTATATTTCCTGGAGCGTAAAATCTTTTACTTTTATCAAGTGCTTTTTTATATACTCTTTGGTATATACTTGTTATGTATATAAAGGCTTCTCCTATCATTCTACTTTTTCTACTTCCTTCTAAATGAGTGTGTTTATAAATAGTATTAAACGCACAACTTAAAAAGAAATTTGTAAGGTCTGGTACAACTGCTTCAGCACCTTCTCGCTCTAATATATTCACTAGATTATTGTTTGCAATTGGATGAAATTTAACTAATATTTCTCCAACTAAACCTACTTTAGGTTTTTTAATATCTAATATCTCTAGGTTATCAAACTCATTTACTATCTCTTTTATGTTTTTAGTAAATACAGAAATTTTAGCTTTGACTAGAGATTTTTACATATATCAACCCATTTTTCATATAGAGTATTTGTACTTCCAATAACTTTCTCATATGGTCTCACTCTATAGAGTACTTTCATCAATAAATCTCCATATACAACAGACATAAAAAGTCTATTGATTAATTTTAGAGATACATTATCCATTATCCCACTATCTTCTATTCCATTTACACTAAGTGCAATAACTGGAACATCTTTAAACCCTGCATCATACATAGCTTTTCTTAAAAATCCAATATAATTTGTAGCTCTACAACCGCCACCAGTTTGAGTTATTGCAACAGATGTATTATTTAAATCATATTTTCCAGACTTTAATGCTGTTATTAATTGACCTACTACTATTATAGCTGGATAACAAGCATCATTATTTACATACCTCAAACCTTCCTCAATAACACTACTATCTGTATCTTTTAAAATTTCTATCTTATATCCACTCAGATTTACAGCTTCTTCAAGGAAT
This region includes:
- a CDS encoding C-GCAxxG-C-C family protein; this translates as MCNKVIASKYHEKGFNCAESVIKAYNEEFNTDIPVCLGSGLGSGCGVASLCGAVNASNIIIGYVRGRNHEGESTKAKAYAKDLTTTVRNEYGSELCIDLKKDLVACREIMDFAYDTLKETLKKEL
- a CDS encoding methylated-DNA--[protein]-cysteine S-methyltransferase, with product MNLVYDVYESKIGNLYILSEDGFVVSLDIGDEKFNNLKEEYIKKGIDIKRSEEDLKEAINQIDDYFNGKRKTFDLKIRVDGTEFQKSVYEEMLKIPYGKTLSYSEIAKNINNPKSVRAIGQASKSNKIPIIIPCHRVVGKNNIGGYMGNHSDLKKILLDLEENS